A DNA window from Bacteroides cellulosilyticus contains the following coding sequences:
- a CDS encoding toll/interleukin-1 receptor domain-containing protein translates to MFFYRGDFNNFKDSQSKATLNESIHRTRYFSATRPYSGITVFISHKHDDLDLGELDGVIGMLKEYGVIPYIDSMDSKMPDHTCAETAKRIKDVIEFCDKFILLATNNAIESYWCNWEVGIGDVHKYKNHIAILPMKDYGKDYKGNEYLRIYSSIEYFDGTTRYNNTKEIIPKGFYVRTPMDEGHTIEPLKDWLRR, encoded by the coding sequence ATGTTTTTTTATAGAGGAGATTTTAATAACTTCAAAGACAGTCAGAGTAAAGCAACCTTAAATGAATCTATTCACAGAACTCGATATTTTAGTGCAACTCGACCTTATTCAGGAATAACCGTTTTTATCTCACACAAACATGATGATTTAGATTTGGGAGAGTTGGATGGCGTTATCGGAATGTTAAAAGAATATGGTGTAATCCCATATATTGATAGTATGGACAGCAAAATGCCAGACCATACATGTGCTGAGACGGCAAAGCGTATAAAAGATGTGATAGAGTTTTGCGATAAATTCATTCTTTTAGCAACCAATAATGCCATTGAATCATATTGGTGTAATTGGGAAGTTGGTATAGGCGATGTCCATAAGTATAAAAATCACATAGCTATTTTACCCATGAAAGATTATGGGAAAGATTATAAGGGAAATGAATATTTAAGAATCTATTCCTCAATAGAGTATTTTGATGGAACAACAAGATACAACAATACAAAAGAGATAATACCAAAAGGTTTTTATGTTAGAACTCCAATGGATGAGGGACATACAATTGAACCTTTAAAAGATTGGTTAAGAAGATAA
- a CDS encoding MutS-related protein — MSEIANYFLYRNAEGETGLSANSIDDLNLDDLFAEIDYCHSSIGRQYLYYLLLSDKTSGMEKQEALLSSLATHAELRTLLSNALKELDKPDAYSIVSILENDNTGIGAKEMVLINICRFLPLLFLALMLLTHSGVFLTLFVFSFVANAVLHYRNKAKIQRYFFSIPQLLKMIRQAGKLAQNKEFVSVDPSITNDLKAVEGLKKYISYFRFNLSLDNDMAIMFYMVAELIRVFFLHEAYAVGRTFHLLKEKATVIHNVYRFIGFLDSILSVAILREELPYYCLPGDNRAGERLRTQAVYHPLIENCIPNDMVLHEKSALITGSNMAGKTCFMRTIGVNLLAAKTLHTCFAEVFEINTRISLLSSIHQGDNLMENKSYFMQEVTTIKDFVDESGYGNYLFLLDELFRGTNTKERIAISKAVLSWLVKSDNLVFVSTHDLELADMLEDEYELYYFSESVKDGILSFDYKLKRGVATEHNAIKILEICDYPASLVSEAHSITSI, encoded by the coding sequence ATGTCCGAAATTGCGAACTATTTCCTTTATAGAAATGCCGAAGGCGAAACCGGATTATCCGCTAACAGCATTGACGACCTGAATCTGGATGACCTGTTTGCCGAAATAGATTATTGTCATTCCAGCATAGGCAGACAGTACTTGTATTATCTTCTGCTATCGGATAAAACCTCCGGTATGGAAAAGCAGGAAGCACTTCTGTCTTCATTGGCAACTCATGCGGAATTGCGTACTCTTTTAAGCAATGCACTGAAGGAACTGGATAAACCGGATGCTTATTCCATCGTATCCATTCTGGAAAATGATAATACAGGGATTGGTGCCAAGGAGATGGTTCTTATTAATATCTGCCGGTTTCTGCCTTTGCTGTTTCTGGCTCTGATGCTGCTCACTCATTCGGGAGTGTTTCTTACTTTATTTGTTTTTTCATTTGTGGCGAATGCAGTGTTGCACTATCGTAATAAGGCGAAAATCCAGAGATACTTTTTCTCCATACCTCAACTTCTGAAGATGATAAGACAGGCGGGAAAGCTGGCGCAGAACAAGGAGTTTGTCTCTGTAGATCCTTCTATCACGAATGACCTGAAGGCTGTAGAGGGGCTGAAGAAGTATATCTCTTATTTCCGTTTCAACCTCAGTCTGGATAACGACATGGCTATTATGTTTTATATGGTAGCGGAATTAATCCGGGTATTCTTTCTCCACGAAGCGTATGCGGTAGGCAGAACTTTTCATCTGTTGAAGGAGAAGGCGACGGTTATCCACAATGTTTACCGCTTCATAGGCTTTCTGGATTCCATTTTGTCTGTTGCCATCTTGAGGGAGGAGCTACCTTATTATTGTCTGCCGGGAGATAACAGGGCAGGGGAGCGATTGCGTACACAGGCTGTGTATCATCCTCTGATAGAAAACTGTATTCCGAACGATATGGTACTACATGAGAAATCGGCATTGATAACCGGTTCGAATATGGCAGGTAAGACCTGTTTCATGCGTACGATAGGAGTGAATTTGTTGGCAGCGAAAACACTTCATACTTGTTTTGCAGAAGTCTTTGAGATAAATACCAGAATTTCTCTTCTATCTTCCATCCACCAGGGAGATAACTTGATGGAGAATAAGAGTTACTTTATGCAGGAAGTGACGACTATCAAGGATTTCGTAGATGAAAGCGGTTATGGGAATTATCTCTTCTTGCTCGATGAATTGTTCAGAGGGACCAATACCAAGGAGCGGATAGCGATTTCGAAAGCTGTGCTTTCCTGGCTGGTGAAAAGTGACAATCTGGTATTTGTATCTACGCACGATCTGGAACTGGCCGATATGCTGGAAGATGAATACGAATTATACTATTTCAGCGAGTCGGTGAAAGATGGTATCCTGTCTTTCGATTACAAGTTGAAACGCGGAGTTGCGACCGAGCATAATGCAATTAAGATATTGGAGATCTGCGATTATCCGGCCTCGTTGGTGAGTGAGGCCCATTCAATCACAAGTATATAA
- a CDS encoding tyrosine-type recombinase/integrase, translating into MNVERKNAKDDLRLYMPEVIGMLKREGKFPAMHVYACTLRSYEKFCAEERYPKNTTASLSMQEIFTPERLKEYEDWLAGQQSSPNTISTYMRTLQAVYNRWMSPGIEGYNPVLFKDVYTKVESRTKRALTAEQMEQLRNTDFSVLTLRQQQVLTYFLLMFMLRGMPFIDLAHLRKSDLRNRRITYRRHKTGKLMVVDVPPDAMRLLQKYRDKTDSEYLFPLLHGGLFMEEHHHRYQETLRHFNRELARLMKQLLPGVSVSSYTARHTWATLAYHSGVPVGLISQSLGHSSIRVTMTYLKPFDAEVIDRINRQVISLVKKSKKKKDGRFNMLYGTSLR; encoded by the coding sequence ATGAATGTAGAAAGAAAAAATGCGAAAGATGACTTACGGCTCTACATGCCGGAAGTTATCGGGATGCTGAAGCGGGAAGGAAAGTTCCCGGCAATGCATGTTTATGCTTGTACGCTGCGTTCCTATGAGAAGTTTTGTGCAGAGGAAAGGTATCCGAAAAACACCACTGCTTCCCTGTCCATGCAGGAGATTTTCACCCCTGAGAGGCTGAAAGAGTATGAGGACTGGCTGGCTGGACAACAGTCCAGTCCGAACACGATCTCCACTTACATGCGTACGTTGCAGGCGGTGTACAATCGCTGGATGTCACCGGGTATAGAGGGGTACAATCCGGTGCTGTTCAAGGATGTTTATACGAAAGTGGAGTCGCGTACAAAGCGGGCGCTGACGGCAGAGCAGATGGAGCAACTCAGGAATACGGACTTTAGTGTGCTGACACTGCGTCAACAGCAAGTGCTCACCTACTTCCTGCTGATGTTCATGTTGCGCGGTATGCCGTTCATTGACCTGGCACACTTACGGAAGTCGGATTTGAGAAATAGGCGCATCACTTACCGTCGGCACAAGACGGGGAAACTGATGGTGGTGGATGTGCCGCCCGATGCGATGAGGCTGTTGCAGAAATACAGGGACAAGACGGATTCGGAGTATCTGTTCCCGTTGCTACATGGAGGCCTGTTCATGGAGGAACATCACCACCGTTATCAAGAAACATTACGGCATTTCAACCGGGAGTTGGCGCGCTTGATGAAGCAGTTATTGCCCGGTGTTTCCGTAAGTTCGTACACCGCACGCCATACATGGGCTACACTTGCTTATCATAGTGGTGTACCTGTGGGACTGATAAGCCAGTCGTTGGGGCACTCGTCCATTCGGGTGACGATGACTTATCTGAAACCGTTTGATGCGGAGGTGATAGACAGAATAAACAGGCAAGTGATTTCCTTGGTGAAGAAAAGTAAAAAGAAGAAAGATGGCAGATTTAATATGCTGTATGGCACTTCGTTGAGGTGA
- a CDS encoding arginase family protein produces MKKETTPLRLIYPQWQGGIVDHWMPDIPAEDSSRGYYLGAQLLNLLAPDSNQKTVEVPVSLDINDRATEKGISSRNVIVKQSKAALDILNESKPDRIITLGGECSVSVVPFTYLAARYPNDVAIVWIDAHPDINLPYDDYKGYHAMALTACLGMGDEEIMNLLPGKFDASKALIVGLRSWDKGMQERQKELGIKGLAPKETADNSSAIMEWLKSTGASKVVIHFDLDVIDPADMIAGVGVEPDGMKTEEVVRVINDIASEYDLVGLTIAEPMPRIAIKIRNMLNQLPLLKE; encoded by the coding sequence ATGAAGAAAGAAACCACTCCTCTCCGCCTGATTTATCCGCAATGGCAAGGCGGAATTGTAGATCACTGGATGCCGGATATTCCGGCAGAAGACTCTTCCAGAGGTTATTATTTAGGTGCCCAGTTACTGAACCTGCTGGCTCCGGACAGCAATCAGAAAACCGTGGAAGTTCCGGTATCTCTCGATATAAACGACAGAGCAACGGAAAAAGGTATCAGCTCCCGTAACGTGATTGTCAAACAAAGCAAGGCTGCGCTCGATATACTTAACGAAAGCAAACCGGACCGGATCATCACCCTGGGCGGAGAATGTTCGGTCAGTGTTGTTCCGTTTACTTATCTGGCTGCCCGATACCCGAACGATGTAGCCATAGTCTGGATAGATGCGCATCCGGACATCAACCTGCCTTATGATGATTACAAAGGGTATCATGCCATGGCTCTCACCGCTTGCTTGGGAATGGGTGACGAAGAGATTATGAACTTACTGCCCGGTAAGTTTGACGCTTCCAAAGCATTAATCGTAGGACTGCGTTCATGGGACAAAGGCATGCAGGAACGACAAAAGGAGCTGGGCATAAAAGGTCTGGCACCGAAAGAAACAGCGGACAACAGTTCCGCCATTATGGAATGGCTGAAAAGTACCGGAGCTTCCAAGGTTGTCATCCACTTTGACCTGGACGTGATAGATCCTGCCGACATGATAGCAGGCGTCGGCGTAGAACCGGACGGTATGAAGACCGAGGAAGTAGTCCGCGTGATTAACGACATTGCTTCCGAATATGACTTGGTAGGGTTGACCATAGCCGAACCAATGCCACGTATCGCTATTAAAATCAGGAATATGCTGAACCAGTTGCCTTTATTAAAAGAGTAA
- a CDS encoding methylated-DNA--[protein]-cysteine S-methyltransferase translates to MKQQQELNYERIAAAIRFIKENRQEQPRLETIAGHVNMSPAHFQRMFQEWAGISPKSFLQYLNVEYAKRILKQTHASLFDTACEVGLSGTGRLHDLFVNIEGMTPGEYKNGGQALRINYSFAETPFGQVMVASTDKGICHLAFVDEGEEEALGSLKQLFPNAAYTQCPDRKQEDALSVFNRDWSKPEEIKLHLKGTSFQLKVWETLLKIPAGGLTTYADLAMKSGHEGACRAVGTAIGRNPVAFLIPCHRVIKATGDIGNYHWGEVRKEAIIGWEAAKDK, encoded by the coding sequence ATGAAACAACAACAGGAATTGAATTACGAACGCATTGCTGCTGCCATTCGCTTTATCAAAGAGAACAGGCAGGAACAGCCCCGGCTGGAGACGATAGCCGGGCATGTGAATATGAGCCCGGCTCATTTCCAACGGATGTTTCAGGAGTGGGCGGGGATAAGTCCGAAGAGTTTCCTGCAATATCTGAATGTGGAATATGCCAAGCGCATTCTGAAACAGACGCATGCTTCACTTTTCGATACTGCCTGTGAGGTTGGTTTGTCGGGGACGGGACGTCTGCATGATTTGTTTGTCAACATCGAGGGGATGACACCGGGGGAATATAAAAACGGTGGTCAGGCGCTTCGTATCAATTATTCTTTTGCCGAAACTCCGTTCGGCCAGGTGATGGTTGCTTCTACTGATAAGGGAATCTGCCATCTCGCTTTTGTGGATGAAGGGGAGGAGGAGGCGCTCGGTTCTTTGAAACAGCTTTTTCCAAATGCTGCCTATACGCAGTGCCCCGACCGGAAACAGGAGGATGCTCTCTCTGTCTTTAATCGGGACTGGAGTAAACCGGAGGAAATAAAACTGCACTTAAAAGGCACTTCCTTCCAGTTGAAAGTATGGGAGACGTTATTGAAAATTCCGGCGGGTGGTTTGACTACTTATGCCGACTTGGCAATGAAATCGGGACACGAAGGAGCTTGCAGAGCCGTAGGGACGGCTATCGGGAGGAATCCGGTTGCATTTCTGATTCCTTGTCATCGGGTGATAAAAGCTACAGGGGACATCGGAAATTACCATTGGGGGGAGGTGCGGAAGGAGGCGATTATCGGTTGGGAGGCGGCGAAAGATAAATAA
- a CDS encoding sugar O-acetyltransferase, whose product MESEKAKAKAGKLYDANNDIELVSEREACKEVCYELNSLRPSQKKERENIIRRLFGKTGKSFLIEQPFYCDYGYNIEIGENFYSNVNCVILDGAKVTFGNNVFVAPNCGFYTAGHALDAEQRIQGLEYAYPITIGNNVWIGAQVCVLPGVTIGDNTIIGAGSVVTKSIPANVLAVGNPCRVLRTITEADRAKYMSE is encoded by the coding sequence ATGGAGAGTGAAAAAGCAAAAGCGAAAGCAGGAAAATTGTACGATGCCAATAATGATATAGAGCTTGTGTCGGAGAGGGAAGCTTGCAAAGAAGTATGTTATGAACTGAATAGCTTGCGTCCTTCACAAAAGAAGGAACGGGAGAACATTATCCGCCGATTGTTCGGTAAGACCGGAAAATCTTTCCTGATAGAACAACCGTTTTATTGTGATTACGGATATAATATCGAAATAGGGGAGAACTTCTATTCGAATGTGAATTGCGTCATTCTGGATGGAGCGAAAGTTACATTTGGCAATAATGTTTTTGTGGCTCCGAATTGTGGTTTCTATACTGCCGGACATGCTTTGGATGCGGAACAGAGAATCCAGGGGCTTGAATATGCCTATCCTATCACTATCGGAAATAATGTGTGGATTGGCGCCCAGGTCTGTGTGTTGCCGGGAGTGACGATTGGTGATAATACGATTATTGGTGCCGGGAGTGTGGTTACAAAAAGTATTCCTGCCAATGTGCTGGCTGTCGGTAATCCTTGCCGGGTGCTACGTACGATTACCGAAGCGGACAGGGCCAAATATATGTCAGAATAA
- a CDS encoding NAD(P)-dependent oxidoreductase, whose translation MKNVVLIGASGFVGTAILNELLNRGHKVTAIVRDAKKMTVSSPNLTIVEADVTDTDALKEAGKGKDAVISAYNPGWKNPHIYEDTLKNYPLIVESAKQAGVKRLLIVGGAGTLFYAPGKMVMDADDVPAQLLPGIKSLGEFYLNTLRKEKDIDWIFLSPAANMTPGQRTAKFRIGKDDLVVDANGDSNISVEDFAVAMVDELEQEKHHKERFTIGY comes from the coding sequence ATGAAGAATGTAGTATTGATAGGAGCAAGTGGTTTCGTAGGAACCGCCATCCTGAACGAATTGCTGAACAGAGGCCATAAAGTAACCGCCATCGTGCGCGATGCCAAGAAAATGACCGTCAGCAGCCCGAACCTGACAATCGTCGAAGCCGACGTCACCGACACGGATGCCCTGAAAGAGGCCGGCAAAGGAAAAGACGCCGTAATCAGCGCCTACAACCCCGGCTGGAAGAATCCCCATATATACGAAGACACCCTGAAGAACTATCCCCTGATAGTGGAAAGCGCGAAACAAGCCGGCGTGAAGCGTCTGCTCATTGTAGGAGGTGCCGGAACCCTGTTCTATGCCCCCGGCAAGATGGTGATGGATGCCGATGATGTGCCCGCACAGCTTCTGCCCGGCATTAAGTCCTTAGGCGAATTCTACCTGAACACGCTCCGCAAGGAAAAAGACATCGACTGGATATTCCTCTCCCCCGCCGCCAACATGACGCCCGGCCAGCGCACCGCAAAGTTCCGCATCGGAAAAGACGACCTGGTGGTGGATGCCAACGGAGACAGCAACATATCTGTCGAAGACTTTGCCGTAGCGATGGTGGACGAGCTGGAACAGGAGAAGCACCACAAGGAACGGTTTACGATAGGATACTAA
- a CDS encoding response regulator transcription factor, whose product MDIVNKLKKELLKQAFTEEQKQTERLNECKHIAAIYAQTENAIAVLSDMKANISYIYYGGVAEKLGLAERNTAKTIQSIWEEEIFSHIHPDDLQEKHLQELRFFHFLKSIPEKKRPDCYLIHNMRMRDHSGKYVHILHRMFYIASHSNGSVWLSLCLYNFSMDTSLSCTILNSADGQTLELEKQNCNDLLSDREKEILQLINKGKMSKDIAQTLSISINTVNRHRQNILEKLQVNNSIEACRIAKELHLLS is encoded by the coding sequence ATGGACATCGTAAATAAACTGAAGAAAGAGCTACTGAAACAAGCGTTCACTGAGGAACAGAAACAGACGGAACGCCTGAATGAGTGCAAACATATAGCTGCCATATATGCACAGACTGAAAATGCCATAGCTGTATTGAGCGATATGAAAGCCAATATTAGTTATATTTATTACGGCGGAGTAGCCGAGAAACTGGGATTGGCAGAACGAAATACCGCCAAGACCATTCAGTCGATATGGGAAGAAGAAATATTCAGTCACATCCATCCGGACGACTTACAGGAAAAGCATTTGCAGGAACTCCGCTTCTTCCACTTCCTGAAAAGTATCCCGGAAAAGAAACGCCCGGACTGCTACCTTATACACAATATGCGCATGCGCGATCATTCGGGCAAGTATGTACACATCTTACACAGGATGTTTTATATAGCGAGCCACTCAAACGGAAGTGTATGGTTATCCTTATGCCTTTACAACTTTTCAATGGATACATCGTTAAGTTGCACCATTCTTAACTCGGCAGACGGGCAAACCCTCGAACTGGAAAAGCAGAATTGCAACGACCTATTGTCAGACCGGGAAAAAGAAATCCTGCAATTGATAAATAAGGGAAAAATGAGTAAGGACATTGCCCAGACATTATCCATTAGTATAAACACCGTAAACCGGCACCGGCAAAATATCCTGGAGAAACTCCAGGTAAACAATTCTATTGAAGCTTGCCGGATTGCTAAAGAATTGCACCTGTTATCATAA
- a CDS encoding NUDIX hydrolase N-terminal domain-containing protein, whose protein sequence is MNKNTDPRWLEWAKELQFIAQAGLTYSRDPFDIERFERIREISAEIMSHQSDLPIEKVKELFCNETGFQTPKLDTRAAIFKDEKILLVKEKAGVWSMPGGWVDVNQSIKTNTEKEVKEEAGLDVKAVRLIALQDRNLHNVPPYAYNVCKAFVLCEVTGGSFQSNIETTESRYFSLDEIPALAEEKNNKEQIAMCFAAYQDENWKVPFD, encoded by the coding sequence ATGAACAAAAACACTGATCCCCGCTGGCTCGAATGGGCCAAGGAATTACAATTCATAGCTCAGGCAGGACTGACTTACTCCCGCGATCCCTTCGACATCGAGCGTTTTGAACGTATCCGGGAAATATCGGCAGAGATCATGAGCCATCAAAGCGATCTGCCGATAGAGAAAGTAAAAGAATTATTCTGCAATGAAACCGGTTTCCAAACACCTAAACTGGATACCCGTGCCGCCATCTTTAAAGACGAGAAAATACTCCTGGTAAAGGAAAAAGCCGGTGTATGGTCTATGCCCGGTGGCTGGGTAGACGTCAACCAAAGCATCAAAACCAATACGGAGAAAGAAGTTAAAGAAGAAGCCGGACTGGATGTAAAGGCCGTACGCCTGATTGCTTTGCAGGATAGAAACCTGCACAACGTGCCTCCTTATGCATACAATGTCTGCAAAGCCTTTGTTCTTTGCGAAGTAACAGGCGGAAGTTTTCAGAGTAATATAGAGACTACCGAAAGCAGGTATTTCTCTTTGGACGAAATACCTGCATTGGCCGAAGAAAAGAACAATAAAGAACAGATAGCCATGTGTTTCGCCGCCTATCAGGATGAAAACTGGAAGGTGCCATTCGACTAA
- a CDS encoding methylated-DNA--[protein]-cysteine S-methyltransferase translates to MDRILIQHYQSPCGELILGSFGDKLCMCDWVDEKRRGIIDKRMQDGLHAGYETGSSEVTAQAVTQLDEYFAGKRTTFSVPLLFVGTEFQKSVWHELLNIPYGTTVSYGELSRKLGNPKAVRAVAASNGANPISIFVPCHRVIGSNRKLTGYGGGLPAKQFLLELEISAVSLL, encoded by the coding sequence ATGGACAGGATTCTGATACAACATTATCAATCTCCATGTGGAGAGTTGATACTTGGCTCTTTCGGAGATAAGCTCTGTATGTGCGACTGGGTGGACGAGAAGCGCAGAGGCATCATTGACAAGCGGATGCAGGATGGACTGCATGCCGGTTATGAAACAGGTAGTTCGGAAGTGACGGCGCAAGCCGTTACCCAACTGGATGAATACTTTGCGGGTAAACGGACTACGTTCAGTGTGCCGCTACTCTTTGTAGGGACGGAGTTTCAGAAGTCTGTGTGGCATGAGCTGTTGAATATTCCCTATGGGACGACGGTATCGTATGGAGAACTGTCCCGGAAACTGGGTAATCCCAAGGCTGTCCGTGCCGTGGCGGCATCGAATGGGGCGAATCCTATTTCCATATTTGTGCCTTGCCACCGTGTCATCGGCAGTAATCGGAAGCTGACGGGATATGGCGGGGGGCTTCCTGCCAAACAGTTCTTGCTGGAACTGGAGATATCGGCGGTGTCTTTGCTGTGA
- a CDS encoding DUF4468 domain-containing protein, translating into MKKVIFMFALLLVSANLFSQQLSYQDTIPGTYQSAMIKIAQNYNDASKVIQYKDKENGLIVLKAAFDFDIPFSWGANKTVDGLIYYSLTITDIGNNQLSIKMNNFEHRSHGSKSFGIITTDEEPDVKTAQTINWRIKVYNRMKEYSERNYLSVKSMLSDD; encoded by the coding sequence ATGAAAAAAGTTATCTTCATGTTTGCCCTATTGCTTGTTAGCGCAAACTTATTTTCGCAACAGTTATCCTATCAGGATACTATTCCGGGAACCTATCAAAGTGCTATGATAAAGATAGCACAAAACTACAATGATGCCAGTAAGGTTATTCAGTACAAAGACAAAGAGAACGGCTTGATTGTGCTTAAAGCAGCCTTTGACTTTGATATTCCGTTTTCATGGGGAGCCAACAAAACCGTTGACGGCTTAATATATTATTCTCTGACCATAACGGATATTGGCAATAACCAACTCTCAATAAAGATGAATAATTTTGAGCATCGCTCACATGGCAGTAAAAGTTTTGGCATAATAACAACCGATGAGGAGCCAGATGTAAAAACGGCACAAACAATAAATTGGAGAATTAAGGTATATAACCGGATGAAAGAATATAGCGAGCGGAATTACCTATCTGTAAAATCAATGCTCAGTGATGATTGA
- the bla gene encoding class A beta-lactamase, subclass A2 — MKAKFFLNCMVLAILFSACNTTNRTPKQKIEQQIDSLLKDKKATVGVAVLANDETVAVYNNQIHFPLLSVFKFHVGLAVLDKMDKGHIALDSLIEVKSSQLTPNTYSPLRDKFPDQDITISLGELLKYTISKSDNNTCDILIEYVGGIDQVNEYVKSLGIKDCNLAATETLMHTSGDAYLNWSTPEEVVRLLNIADKQPLFGTQYKDFLQAIMQETSTGKDKLKGQLPADVIVGHKTGSSDRTPEGIKIADNDAGFVILPNGQKYYIAVFVMESQETDADNAAIIASISKIVYDTLNSDIQ, encoded by the coding sequence ATGAAAGCAAAATTCTTTTTAAACTGTATGGTATTGGCAATCTTATTCAGTGCATGCAATACCACCAACCGCACCCCGAAGCAGAAGATAGAACAACAAATAGATTCCCTTCTGAAAGATAAGAAAGCTACGGTAGGCGTTGCCGTACTTGCCAATGATGAGACTGTAGCCGTTTATAATAATCAAATCCATTTCCCCCTGTTAAGCGTCTTCAAGTTTCATGTGGGACTGGCTGTTCTGGATAAGATGGATAAAGGACATATTGCTTTAGATAGTCTTATTGAAGTGAAGTCTTCTCAACTGACGCCCAACACATACAGTCCGTTAAGAGATAAATTTCCCGACCAGGATATTACAATCTCTCTCGGAGAGTTGCTAAAATACACCATTTCGAAAAGCGATAACAATACATGTGATATCCTTATAGAATATGTCGGCGGTATAGATCAAGTAAATGAGTATGTGAAATCGTTAGGAATAAAGGATTGTAATCTTGCGGCAACAGAAACCCTCATGCATACCTCCGGAGATGCCTATCTGAACTGGAGTACTCCGGAAGAAGTAGTCAGATTATTGAATATAGCCGACAAGCAACCCCTATTTGGAACTCAATACAAAGACTTCCTTCAAGCAATCATGCAGGAAACTTCTACCGGCAAAGATAAGCTGAAAGGCCAGTTACCTGCCGACGTAATCGTAGGCCATAAGACAGGCTCTTCCGACCGGACTCCGGAAGGGATAAAGATTGCTGATAATGATGCAGGCTTTGTTATCCTGCCCAACGGACAGAAATATTATATAGCTGTCTTCGTCATGGAGTCGCAGGAAACCGATGCAGATAATGCAGCTATCATCGCCAGTATATCCAAAATTGTATATGATACTTTAAACTCAGATATCCAATGA
- a CDS encoding DUF1349 domain-containing protein codes for MKKLLFSLLMMIGVQASFAQTLEKMQWFNEPEQWEIKDKSLSMFVTPQSDYWRISHYGFTVDDAPFYYATYGGEFEAKVKVTGDYKARFDQAGLMLRIDHENYIKAGIEFVDGKFNLSTVVTHKTSDWSVITLDKPVPYIWIKAVRRLDAVEIFYSFDDKTYTMMRNAWLQDNIPVKVGFMAACPDGGGFNVKFENFKVKHLPDMRRLEWLKKNAE; via the coding sequence ATGAAAAAGTTACTTTTTAGTCTGTTAATGATGATTGGGGTACAAGCCTCCTTTGCACAGACGTTGGAAAAAATGCAGTGGTTCAACGAACCTGAACAGTGGGAAATAAAGGATAAAAGCCTTTCGATGTTTGTCACTCCGCAGAGTGATTACTGGCGTATTTCTCATTATGGTTTTACTGTGGATGATGCCCCCTTCTATTATGCAACGTATGGTGGTGAATTTGAAGCTAAAGTGAAAGTGACGGGCGATTATAAGGCGCGCTTTGACCAGGCGGGACTGATGTTGCGCATCGATCATGAGAACTACATCAAAGCAGGTATTGAGTTTGTAGACGGAAAATTTAATTTGAGTACAGTGGTGACTCACAAGACCAGTGATTGGAGCGTAATCACTTTGGATAAGCCTGTACCTTATATTTGGATTAAAGCTGTCCGCAGGCTGGATGCTGTTGAAATCTTCTATTCGTTTGATGACAAGACTTATACGATGATGCGGAATGCATGGTTGCAGGATAATATTCCTGTGAAGGTTGGATTCATGGCTGCCTGTCCTGACGGAGGTGGGTTTAATGTTAAGTTTGAGAACTTCAAAGTGAAACACTTGCCTGATATGCGCAGGTTGGAATGGCTGAAAAAGAATGCAGAATAA